From the genome of Methylocystis bryophila, one region includes:
- a CDS encoding TAXI family TRAP transporter solute-binding subunit: protein MFGIRLPRMATIFLAGAFLLIAGLLAAMYLWLPKATLTITTGPNGGVAQRFISAFIATTEAAHPRIHFETVSVPDLGASAKALEERKVNIALARSDLPPPVNGQTLVILRRDVIAIVLPPGSPIENVGQLAGKTVAIPTSPVQKENSHALDLILSYFNVSPEAVKRVFLDPSQIGAALRSKRAAAVLAVGPIGPGQVVDTVAAVAKATRGTPSILDLDEAEAIAKRNPGFEEIDIPKGAFKGNPSIPDDDAKGVAVTYRFVVPTTMLNAVAGALARSILKTKAKLVELAPAANQIEAPDPDEKNPILPIHPGVAAYLASGDQSFFDSFQTYFYFIGILLSVVGSAIALTAGLFSNRKLRSDQENIFRLLTIGNEALTASSSELDALQQEFRTILESCVGNLAEGSTEAGQAAVSLAVDHARHSISQRRAALGRTSEPRDLDTGPAG from the coding sequence ATGTTCGGCATACGCCTGCCTCGAATGGCGACGATATTTTTGGCTGGCGCCTTCCTCCTCATCGCAGGGCTCCTCGCCGCCATGTACCTTTGGTTGCCGAAGGCCACCCTCACAATCACGACCGGCCCGAACGGGGGCGTGGCGCAACGCTTCATCTCGGCCTTCATCGCCACCACGGAAGCCGCGCATCCGCGCATCCATTTTGAAACCGTGAGCGTGCCGGATCTTGGCGCCAGCGCCAAGGCCCTGGAGGAGCGCAAGGTCAATATCGCCCTGGCGCGCAGCGATCTTCCGCCGCCCGTCAATGGCCAGACTCTCGTCATCCTGCGCCGAGACGTTATCGCCATCGTGCTGCCGCCGGGCTCGCCGATCGAGAACGTCGGGCAGCTCGCGGGCAAGACAGTCGCTATTCCGACCAGCCCGGTTCAAAAGGAGAACTCGCACGCGCTGGATTTGATCTTGAGTTACTTCAACGTTTCGCCGGAGGCGGTGAAGCGCGTGTTTCTGGATCCATCGCAGATCGGCGCGGCGCTGCGCAGCAAGCGCGCGGCTGCCGTTCTGGCGGTTGGACCCATCGGCCCGGGTCAAGTCGTCGACACTGTCGCGGCGGTGGCCAAGGCGACGAGAGGGACGCCCAGCATTCTCGACCTGGACGAAGCGGAAGCCATCGCAAAGAGGAACCCGGGATTCGAGGAAATCGACATTCCAAAGGGCGCCTTCAAAGGCAATCCGTCGATTCCCGACGACGACGCGAAAGGGGTGGCGGTCACCTATCGCTTTGTCGTTCCGACCACGATGCTGAATGCTGTCGCTGGCGCGCTGGCCCGCTCCATCTTGAAGACAAAAGCGAAGCTCGTGGAGCTGGCGCCGGCGGCGAACCAGATCGAGGCTCCGGATCCCGACGAAAAGAACCCCATACTGCCGATCCATCCGGGCGTCGCCGCTTACCTCGCGAGCGGAGACCAGAGCTTCTTCGATTCGTTCCAAACCTATTTCTACTTCATCGGCATCCTCTTGAGCGTTGTCGGATCGGCGATCGCCCTCACGGCGGGGCTCTTCAGCAATCGGAAGCTACGAAGCGATCAGGAAAATATTTTTCGACTTCTCACCATTGGCAATGAAGCCTTGACGGCGAGCTCTTCGGAGCTCGACGCGCTTCAGCAGGAATTCAGGACGATCCTCGAAAGCTGCGTCGGGAATCTTGCCGAGGGTTCGACCGAGGCGGGGCAAGCCGCAGTGTCCTTGGCCGTAGACCACGCCCGACACTCAATCTCGCAGCGAAGGGCGGCGTTGGGGAGGACATCAGAGCCAAGGGACCTCGACACGGGTCCTGCAGGCTGA
- a CDS encoding tautomerase family protein, translating into MPLVRIDVNKKASSELIRAVGQAVYGAMIEIAGVPLHDKFQIVTRHEADELIYPAEGYLGAAYSEQMIFIQVIWLGGRSVETKQGFYARVVDEIHKSQNIRKEDIVIVLLENGREDWSFGNGLMQYGPK; encoded by the coding sequence ATGCCGCTGGTTCGGATCGATGTGAACAAGAAGGCGTCAAGCGAGCTGATCCGCGCGGTCGGCCAGGCCGTCTATGGCGCGATGATCGAAATTGCCGGAGTCCCGCTGCATGACAAGTTCCAAATTGTCACGCGTCATGAGGCCGATGAGCTTATCTATCCTGCCGAAGGCTATCTTGGAGCGGCCTATTCTGAGCAAATGATCTTCATCCAGGTCATCTGGCTCGGCGGCCGCTCCGTGGAGACAAAACAGGGGTTCTACGCAAGGGTCGTCGACGAGATCCACAAGAGTCAAAATATCAGAAAGGAAGATATTGTGATCGTGTTGTTGGAGAACGGACGGGAGGATTGGTCCTTTGGCAACGGCTTGATGCAATACGGCCCCAAGTAG
- a CDS encoding M16 family metallopeptidase, which translates to MTARLSLPRQSSRAETVQRVKAACGVEAWLVESYAVPLVALEFAVGGGASQDPQGKGGLASLLAGLLDEGAGPYDSRAFHRKVEDLAIHLGFGADRDHLSGHFQSLTRTLDEGFELFGFSLNEPRFEAEAVARVRGQLAASIRREANDPDAMVGKAFREAAFPGHAYGRPLRGDLETLERLERDDIEALRGKLFARDNVKIAVVGAIDAATLARKLDAVFGAWPQSPQLEPTPEVAVANVGERRVIELDVPQSTFRFGRGGVAKADPDYFAAVVVNHVLGGGVFSSRLFTEVREKRGLAYSVYSHLQDYRHTAAMFGAAATKNERAGETLGVIEEECRRLAAEGPTPEELDKAKKYLIGSYALRFDTSTKIASQLVRLQLDGDEPSYLDTRNEKIEAVTLDHARAVAKRLLGDGSLLVAVVGKPQGLS; encoded by the coding sequence ATGACGGCGCGCCTCTCTCTACCGCGCCAGAGCTCGCGCGCGGAAACCGTTCAGCGGGTCAAGGCCGCCTGCGGCGTGGAGGCCTGGCTCGTCGAGAGCTACGCCGTTCCTCTCGTGGCGCTGGAATTCGCCGTCGGCGGCGGCGCCTCGCAGGACCCGCAAGGCAAAGGCGGTCTCGCCTCGCTGCTCGCCGGCCTTCTCGACGAGGGCGCCGGTCCTTATGATTCGCGCGCCTTCCACCGGAAGGTCGAGGACTTGGCGATTCACTTGGGTTTCGGGGCCGATCGCGATCATCTCTCGGGGCATTTTCAGTCGCTGACGCGCACGCTCGACGAAGGTTTCGAGCTCTTCGGCTTCTCGCTCAACGAGCCGCGCTTCGAGGCGGAGGCGGTCGCGCGCGTGCGCGGGCAGCTCGCCGCGAGCATCAGGCGCGAGGCGAACGACCCCGACGCAATGGTCGGGAAGGCCTTCCGCGAGGCGGCTTTTCCCGGCCACGCTTATGGCCGGCCGCTTCGTGGCGATCTCGAAACATTGGAGCGCCTGGAGCGAGACGACATCGAAGCCTTGCGCGGAAAGCTCTTCGCTCGTGACAATGTGAAGATCGCGGTGGTCGGCGCGATCGACGCTGCGACGCTCGCAAGAAAGCTCGACGCCGTGTTTGGCGCCTGGCCGCAGTCACCGCAGCTCGAGCCGACTCCCGAAGTCGCCGTGGCGAACGTCGGCGAGCGCCGGGTGATCGAGCTCGACGTGCCCCAGTCGACCTTCCGCTTCGGGCGCGGCGGCGTCGCCAAGGCGGATCCGGATTACTTCGCGGCCGTCGTCGTGAACCATGTTCTGGGCGGCGGGGTGTTCTCCTCGAGGCTCTTCACCGAGGTGCGCGAGAAGCGCGGCCTCGCCTATTCGGTCTATTCGCACCTTCAGGACTACCGCCATACGGCGGCGATGTTCGGCGCCGCCGCGACGAAGAACGAGAGGGCCGGCGAGACGCTCGGCGTCATCGAGGAGGAGTGCCGCCGATTAGCAGCCGAAGGCCCGACCCCTGAGGAGCTCGACAAGGCCAAGAAATATCTCATCGGCTCTTACGCCTTGCGCTTCGACACCTCGACCAAGATCGCCAGTCAACTCGTGCGCCTGCAACTTGATGGCGACGAGCCGAGCTATCTGGATACGCGCAACGAGAAGATCGAGGCGGTGACGCTCGACCACGCGCGCGCCGTGGCGAAGCGGCTGCTCGGCGACGGCAGTCTGCTCGTCGCCGTCGTCGGCAAGCCCCAGGGATTGAGCTGA
- a CDS encoding enolase C-terminal domain-like protein, which translates to MTPPKLTFRELRARALVLKLKRPIVAKIATLTEWPVVLIDLYTEEGVVGRSYLGPYVVKSMRYIVAALNDFSDLMKGRAIAPVELFETARRSLHFVGYEGLTLIAASGLDMGAWDALAKAANLPLCVLLGGSPGPVKAYNSNGLWLGEPEALAAEALELRDEGGFTGLKLRLGRDRLRDDLAALDAVRNAVGDDMRLMVDFNQGLNLAEALERCHAIDDHGLAWIEEPIVYDNLDGYARLVASLKTPIQLGENFYGPREMHKAIQKKACDLVMPDFMRIGGVTGWMRAAALAGAAGIPMSTHLYPEVAAHVMRVTETAHWLEWQDWINPILAQPYVLKDSALQIPDSPGVGLEWNEEAVAACLLH; encoded by the coding sequence ATGACGCCGCCCAAGCTGACCTTCCGTGAATTGAGGGCGCGCGCGCTGGTCCTGAAGCTCAAGCGCCCGATTGTTGCGAAAATCGCCACCCTTACGGAATGGCCGGTCGTGCTGATCGACCTATACACGGAAGAAGGGGTCGTCGGGCGCAGCTATCTCGGGCCCTATGTCGTGAAGTCGATGCGCTACATCGTCGCCGCGCTCAACGACTTCTCCGACTTGATGAAGGGCCGAGCGATCGCGCCGGTAGAATTGTTTGAAACTGCGCGACGGTCGCTGCATTTCGTCGGCTATGAAGGACTGACCCTCATTGCGGCCTCGGGCCTCGATATGGGGGCTTGGGACGCGCTCGCCAAGGCCGCCAATCTGCCCTTGTGCGTTTTGCTGGGCGGGTCGCCGGGGCCGGTGAAGGCCTACAACAGCAACGGTCTTTGGCTAGGAGAGCCGGAAGCGCTCGCCGCTGAGGCGCTCGAACTGCGCGATGAGGGCGGCTTCACGGGCCTGAAGCTGCGGCTCGGTCGGGATCGCCTACGCGACGATCTCGCGGCGCTCGACGCCGTTCGCAATGCGGTCGGCGATGACATGCGTCTTATGGTCGACTTCAATCAGGGTTTGAACCTCGCCGAAGCGCTCGAACGCTGCCATGCGATCGACGATCACGGCCTAGCCTGGATCGAGGAGCCGATCGTCTACGACAATCTCGATGGCTATGCGCGGCTTGTGGCGAGTCTGAAGACGCCGATTCAGCTCGGCGAGAATTTCTATGGGCCGCGCGAGATGCATAAGGCCATCCAGAAAAAGGCCTGCGACCTCGTTATGCCGGATTTCATGAGGATTGGCGGCGTCACCGGTTGGATGCGCGCGGCGGCTCTCGCCGGGGCTGCGGGCATTCCGATGTCGACCCATCTCTATCCGGAGGTCGCCGCCCATGTGATGCGCGTCACGGAAACCGCCCACTGGCTGGAATGGCAGGACTGGATCAATCCGATCCTGGCGCAGCCCTATGTTTTGAAGGACAGCGCGCTGCAGATCCCAGACAGCCCGGGCGTCGGGCTCGAATGGAATGAAGAGGCCGTCGCCGCCTGTCTGCTCCATTAG
- a CDS encoding M16 family metallopeptidase, translating into MPQVQSHLNPAQPSPSAGGGKAKVDHCTLANGMEVVTIEDRRTPVVTHMVWYKNGSADDPVGKSGIAHFLEHLMFKGTKEHSKGEFSNLVSDLGGQENAFTSYDYTAYFQRIGRDHLETLMRFESDRMTNLVLSDEVVDPEREVVLEERRMRVENDPAAQLDEALQSALFARHPYGAPIIGWTHEIEDLSRDDALAYYRRFYTPENAILIVAGDVSPEDVRRLAEESYGRIPAREAAPRRRRPQEPPPRAERLVSLTDDKVEQAAYERIFVTPSYATAAPGEAEALELLAHVLGGGPASVLYERIVEDEKLAVSVGAYYMGSALDDTRFYLFATPAEGVEPAALDAAFDRELARFLERDVSEDELRRAKTRMIADAVYAQDSQVSLARWYGEALATGLSVADVESWSDRIDAVPASALRAAAAKWLDKRRSVTGYLLPTEESA; encoded by the coding sequence ATGCCTCAAGTCCAATCTCATCTCAATCCGGCTCAGCCGTCCCCTTCCGCTGGCGGCGGCAAGGCCAAGGTCGATCATTGCACGCTTGCCAACGGCATGGAGGTCGTGACGATCGAAGATCGTCGCACGCCGGTTGTCACGCATATGGTCTGGTACAAAAACGGCTCGGCCGACGATCCGGTGGGAAAATCCGGCATTGCGCATTTCCTCGAGCACCTGATGTTCAAGGGCACGAAGGAGCACAGCAAGGGCGAGTTCTCCAATCTCGTCTCCGATCTGGGCGGGCAGGAGAACGCCTTCACGAGCTATGATTACACGGCCTATTTCCAGCGCATTGGCAGGGACCACCTCGAGACTCTGATGCGGTTCGAATCCGACCGCATGACCAATCTCGTGCTCAGCGACGAAGTGGTCGATCCCGAGCGCGAGGTGGTCCTCGAGGAGCGTCGCATGCGCGTCGAGAACGATCCAGCGGCGCAGCTCGACGAGGCGCTGCAGTCGGCGCTTTTCGCCCGCCATCCTTACGGCGCGCCGATCATCGGCTGGACTCACGAGATCGAGGATCTCTCGCGCGACGACGCGCTCGCCTATTACCGGCGCTTCTACACGCCAGAGAACGCGATCCTCATCGTCGCGGGCGACGTCTCCCCCGAGGACGTTCGCCGCCTTGCAGAGGAATCCTACGGCCGCATCCCCGCCCGTGAAGCCGCGCCTCGCCGCCGCCGTCCTCAGGAGCCGCCGCCCCGCGCGGAGCGCCTCGTCTCGCTCACGGACGACAAGGTCGAGCAGGCGGCGTATGAGCGCATCTTCGTCACGCCCTCCTATGCGACCGCCGCGCCGGGGGAGGCCGAGGCGCTGGAGCTTCTCGCGCATGTCCTTGGCGGCGGTCCGGCGAGCGTCCTTTATGAGCGCATCGTCGAGGACGAGAAGCTCGCCGTTTCCGTCGGCGCCTATTACATGGGCTCGGCGCTCGACGACACGCGCTTCTATCTCTTCGCCACGCCAGCCGAGGGAGTCGAGCCTGCTGCGCTGGACGCCGCCTTCGATCGGGAGCTGGCGCGGTTCCTGGAGCGGGACGTTTCCGAGGACGAGCTGCGGCGCGCCAAAACGCGCATGATCGCCGACGCGGTCTATGCGCAGGACAGCCAGGTCTCGCTCGCGCGCTGGTATGGCGAGGCGCTCGCCACGGGACTGTCCGTCGCCGACGTCGAGAGCTGGAGCGACCGCATCGATGCGGTTCCCGCGAGCGCCCTTCGCGCCGCCGCGGCCAAATGGCTGGATAAGCGGCGCTCCGTCACGGGCTATCTCCTGCCCACGGAGGAGTCCGCATGA
- a CDS encoding DEAD/DEAH box helicase produces the protein MTKFSDLGLAETLLRALVHEGYETPTSIQAQAIPYLMQGRDLLGIAQTGTGKTAAFALPILNRLLEDRRRPAPFTTRALILAPTRELAAQIADSFRAYGQFMRPSVGVIVGGVSHRPQVEMLSRGLEVLVATPGRLLDHVASGRLKLAATQILVLDEADHMLDLGFILPIRQIVSKLPRERQTLLFSATMPKEIAGLAADMLHEPAEVSVTPVATTAERVDQHVFLVDGGAKRDILVELMSDAQVARAIVFTRTKRGADRVAQHLGAAGVGAEAIHGNKSQNQRLRALDGFRRGHTRVLVATDIAARGIDVDGVTHVVNYELPETPEAYVHRIGRTARAGASGRAISLCDNGERPLLRQIEKLTRQTLAFTDRRSAEARHEEAKPAPRNRNAGAPKGDGGNRNGRPQPSREGQHRDGSRPNGARPARAEKSRGRRTAFGG, from the coding sequence GTGACCAAATTTTCCGATCTCGGCCTCGCCGAGACGCTGCTTCGCGCCCTCGTGCACGAAGGATATGAAACGCCCACCTCCATTCAGGCGCAGGCCATCCCCTATCTCATGCAGGGCCGCGATCTGCTCGGCATTGCTCAGACGGGCACGGGCAAGACGGCGGCCTTCGCATTGCCGATTCTGAACCGGCTTCTCGAAGATCGCCGCCGCCCCGCGCCCTTCACGACCCGCGCGCTCATCCTGGCGCCGACGCGGGAACTCGCGGCGCAGATCGCCGACAGCTTCCGCGCTTATGGCCAATTCATGCGCCCGAGCGTCGGCGTCATCGTCGGCGGCGTCTCGCACCGCCCGCAGGTCGAAATGCTTTCGCGCGGCCTCGAAGTGTTGGTCGCGACGCCCGGCCGTCTGCTCGATCACGTCGCGAGCGGCCGTCTGAAGCTCGCCGCGACGCAAATTCTGGTGCTCGACGAAGCCGACCACATGCTGGATCTCGGCTTCATCCTCCCGATTCGCCAAATCGTCTCAAAGCTGCCGAGAGAGCGGCAGACGCTGCTCTTCTCCGCCACCATGCCGAAGGAGATCGCGGGACTCGCGGCCGACATGCTGCATGAGCCGGCCGAGGTTTCCGTCACGCCGGTCGCGACGACCGCCGAGCGCGTCGACCAGCATGTGTTCCTCGTCGACGGCGGGGCCAAACGCGACATCCTGGTGGAACTGATGTCGGATGCGCAGGTTGCGCGCGCCATCGTCTTCACGCGCACCAAGCGCGGCGCTGATCGAGTGGCGCAGCATTTGGGCGCGGCAGGCGTCGGCGCCGAGGCTATTCACGGCAACAAGAGCCAGAATCAGCGCCTGCGCGCGCTCGACGGTTTTCGACGCGGGCACACGCGCGTTCTCGTTGCGACCGATATCGCCGCGCGGGGAATCGACGTGGACGGCGTGACGCATGTCGTCAATTACGAGCTGCCGGAAACGCCCGAAGCCTATGTTCATCGCATTGGCCGCACGGCGCGCGCCGGCGCGTCGGGTCGCGCCATATCGCTGTGCGACAATGGCGAGCGGCCCTTGCTGCGCCAGATCGAGAAACTGACGCGCCAGACTTTGGCCTTCACCGATCGACGCAGCGCCGAGGCGCGCCACGAGGAGGCGAAGCCGGCGCCTCGCAATCGCAACGCCGGCGCGCCGAAAGGCGACGGCGGCAACCGCAATGGGCGGCCGCAGCCGAGCCGCGAGGGTCAGCATCGCGATGGATCGCGCCCAAACGGCGCGCGTCCGGCGCGGGCGGAAAAATCTCGCGGGCGCCGCACGGCCTTTGGCGGTTGA